From the genome of Acidisarcina sp., one region includes:
- a CDS encoding homocysteine synthase, with amino-acid sequence MSEEAAKQHFATLAVHAGQQVDPTTGSRAVPIYQTTSYVFNDSDHAARLFALQEFGNIYTRIMNPTTDVFEKRVAALEGGAAGLATASGQAGQTLTALTLAAAGDEIVSTTSLYGGTFNLFHHTLPRLGITVRFVDADDFEGLKAAINSRTRAIYGETLGNPKLDVLDIEKFASIAHEHGLPLVIDNTSASAALVRPIEWGADIVLNSATKFIGGHGTSIGGIIVDGGKFDWKASGRFTEFTAPDPSYHGISYTEAFGPLAFILKARVQGLRDTGAALSPFNAFLLLQGAETLPLRMERHSQNALAVAKHLEQHPGVEWVNYPGLLSSKYYERATKYLPNGQGALLTFGIKGGYEAGKKLIDSLKLFSHLANIGDCKSLVVHPASTTHQQLSVEEQASSGVTAELVRLSVGIEDIRDILADLDQAIEIANGHSVKKKEELAAR; translated from the coding sequence ATGTCAGAGGAAGCAGCGAAACAGCATTTTGCCACCCTTGCGGTACATGCCGGGCAACAGGTCGATCCCACGACCGGTTCGCGGGCTGTGCCCATCTACCAGACGACCTCCTATGTTTTTAACGACTCTGACCACGCAGCCCGCCTGTTCGCCTTGCAGGAATTCGGAAACATCTACACGCGGATCATGAATCCCACGACGGACGTCTTTGAGAAGCGGGTTGCCGCACTCGAAGGCGGAGCGGCTGGGCTCGCCACGGCTTCCGGCCAGGCGGGGCAGACGCTGACGGCTCTAACGCTGGCGGCTGCTGGAGATGAGATTGTTTCCACCACGTCTTTGTATGGCGGCACCTTCAACCTCTTTCATCACACCCTGCCGCGGCTGGGCATCACGGTTCGCTTTGTGGACGCTGACGATTTCGAAGGGTTAAAGGCAGCGATCAATTCCCGCACCCGCGCGATTTACGGGGAGACACTGGGAAATCCCAAGCTGGATGTGCTGGACATTGAAAAGTTTGCGAGCATTGCGCACGAGCATGGATTGCCGCTGGTGATTGACAATACCTCGGCCTCGGCGGCGCTGGTCCGACCGATCGAATGGGGAGCGGACATTGTCCTCAACTCCGCCACCAAGTTTATTGGCGGCCACGGCACCTCCATTGGCGGCATCATTGTGGACGGTGGCAAGTTCGACTGGAAGGCTTCAGGACGCTTCACCGAGTTCACGGCGCCGGATCCCTCGTACCATGGCATCTCCTACACTGAGGCTTTTGGCCCGCTGGCATTCATCCTGAAGGCACGCGTGCAGGGGCTGCGCGACACCGGCGCGGCGCTGTCGCCATTCAATGCTTTCCTGCTGCTGCAGGGGGCGGAGACGCTGCCGCTGCGCATGGAGCGGCACTCGCAGAATGCTCTCGCGGTGGCGAAGCATCTGGAGCAACACCCCGGGGTGGAATGGGTGAACTATCCCGGACTGCTTTCGAGCAAATACTATGAGCGTGCGACAAAATATCTCCCCAACGGGCAGGGTGCGCTGCTGACCTTTGGCATCAAGGGCGGATACGAAGCAGGGAAGAAGTTGATCGATTCGCTCAAGCTCTTCTCGCACCTCGCGAACATAGGAGACTGCAAATCACTCGTGGTTCATCCTGCATCCACCACGCATCAGCAGTTAAGCGTCGAAGAGCAGGCCAGCAGCGGCGTTACGGCCGAGTTGGTGCGGCTCTCCGTAGGGATTGAAGATATCCGCGATATTCTTGCGGATCTGGACCAGGCAATCGAAATAGCGAACGGCCATTCCGTGAAGAAGAAAGAAGAGCTGGCTGCACGATGA
- a CDS encoding SDR family oxidoreductase — translation MDDFTSAFHSQVAVVTGATRGIGEAIAHRLAAMKMTVVLLARDRDRLEVVREAIASKGGSADVFPCDLHNEEAIDGLGKHIRLNYARCDVLVNCAGIGELGKPLHEMEVEDWDALMATNLRAPFLMIRALAPMMIQQESGHIINISSLAGKNPLPNGAAYSASKWGLNGLTYSVAEELRKFNIRVSVVAPGSVNTGFGGRGDSGSFKDEAWKVQPDDVAGVVEMLVRQAPQCFISEVLVRPTRKL, via the coding sequence ATGGACGATTTCACCAGCGCATTTCACTCTCAGGTAGCAGTGGTCACCGGCGCAACACGCGGAATCGGCGAAGCTATAGCCCATCGACTCGCCGCCATGAAGATGACTGTTGTCCTCCTCGCCCGGGACCGCGACCGCCTTGAAGTGGTCCGCGAGGCCATCGCGAGCAAGGGCGGCAGCGCGGATGTTTTTCCCTGCGATCTCCACAACGAAGAGGCCATCGACGGGCTGGGCAAGCACATCCGCCTCAACTATGCCCGCTGCGACGTGCTCGTCAACTGCGCGGGCATCGGTGAGCTGGGGAAGCCTCTCCATGAGATGGAGGTGGAGGACTGGGATGCGTTGATGGCGACCAACCTGCGCGCGCCGTTCCTCATGATCCGCGCTCTGGCCCCGATGATGATCCAGCAGGAAAGCGGCCACATCATCAACATTTCCTCTCTCGCGGGCAAGAACCCCCTGCCCAATGGAGCCGCCTATTCCGCATCCAAGTGGGGGCTGAACGGGCTCACCTACTCCGTTGCAGAGGAGTTGCGCAAGTTCAACATCCGCGTCTCCGTTGTCGCTCCCGGCTCTGTAAATACGGGTTTCGGCGGGAGGGGAGATTCGGGCAGCTTCAAGGATGAAGCATGGAAGGTACAGCCCGATGACGTTGCGGGCGTGGTAGAGATGCTGGTGCGTCAGGCCCCGCAATGCTTTATTAGCGAAGTCCTCGTGAGGCCCACGCGCAAACTATAG
- the smc gene encoding chromosome segregation protein SMC, with protein sequence MLKLKKIQILGFKSFCDRTEVVVPGQGIAVVVGPNGCGKSNILDGITWVLGEQSAKILRGGKMEDVIFAGSRDRKPLGMAEVSITLIDPEAYVGGPLLNEPEIVIENELEHDWDEDKIRLEKQAEVEEIIAESQPGQVIEEEAVPTTAPLLEDPNTSAGAENAAENAVVLKIRRRKFQKTPQQGEIVVTRRLFRTGESEYLLNGKLCRLRDIQDIFMGTGLGPESYAIIGQERIGQLLSSKPYDRRSIIEEAAGITRFKTKKRLAELRLEQAKQNLARVNDIFEEVTRQMGSLKRQAAKAERYGALREEMRSRLRVVLASRIAQMDAEQAALAAEISTLGTQIDEHSHHVEALEAEQAAGTTRGYELEASAKEATTRANQSAVELERAVQRRRSNEERIAELEARSAAGTAELEQAKQHLQGLTSERESQRSFLETAAAEAAGFREQAQACNQRAQAASRQVSEADMGLEKSRRSTMQLLTLAGQARNQTAQAEESLAALEREAERLATERNAAKHEAEQLGAERGQASLTFETVTEALKRLESEIQSLREEIASKRAEESEVRRHGDQLRAELATLTGRRNSLDALIREHSYSTDTVRKLFHSNSLNGGLAPVGTLADFLEVNEQYESVIDEFLRDELNYIVVKSWESAHEGMRLLKKDVDGRATFLVHPEDSQAKFSFAAEAREAGYRQQEGVVRLRDCVRVLDGFGNSLEVILPKLREGYVTPNADTARSLALENPHAFFLAPSGECFHNVTVTGGKPRAEGPLALKRELRETQGKLETVATALGTAEANATSLAHHLTELTRLLEARSEERRNAERESANQSAALKQMDAEVQRLERRLQDWLLQAERNKDARLAKQALIEQKSEEAQKLEAEHEAAEANLAELQRSMQELRNQREDAMQEAAQVSAQLAGLEERRSGAQAAFERIDRMFADLERRVAQLQQQLASAAAEKAQRAIENTRLEGQQESLAATREEALQQSTQWTEEARALRASLAETEQQLKALRSETDALRETRSARAASAAKLAADLEHVEAACVSDLGIEAAELRAQEDISRLEDDALASEEEACRGLKQRLEAMGPVNMMALEEYTEISQRHEFLETQRKDLLDSIENTQSTIKEIDQISRTKFDEAFARINENFSMTFAKLFGGGQGFMRLTDEENSAESGIDIVASPPGKKLQNVLLLSGGEKALTALSLLVGIFQYQPSPFCVLDEVDAPLDETNVGRLADMLRGMSGDTQFVMVTHSKRMMSAADMIYGVTMQEPGVSKVVSVRLGGQQQRADEQRRATA encoded by the coding sequence GTGCTGAAATTAAAAAAAATCCAGATCCTGGGCTTCAAGTCCTTTTGCGACCGCACTGAAGTTGTCGTTCCCGGCCAGGGCATCGCTGTTGTGGTCGGCCCCAACGGCTGCGGCAAATCCAACATCCTGGATGGCATCACCTGGGTGCTCGGCGAACAGAGTGCGAAGATCCTTCGCGGAGGCAAGATGGAAGACGTCATCTTCGCCGGCTCCCGCGACCGGAAGCCGCTGGGCATGGCCGAGGTCTCCATCACTCTGATCGATCCTGAGGCATACGTTGGTGGCCCCCTGCTCAACGAGCCGGAGATCGTGATCGAGAATGAACTCGAGCATGACTGGGACGAAGACAAGATCCGCCTCGAAAAGCAGGCGGAAGTCGAAGAGATCATCGCCGAATCGCAGCCCGGCCAGGTAATCGAGGAGGAAGCCGTTCCCACCACGGCCCCGCTGCTCGAGGATCCCAATACATCGGCGGGCGCCGAGAATGCCGCCGAGAATGCTGTGGTGCTCAAGATCCGGCGCCGCAAGTTCCAGAAGACTCCGCAGCAAGGCGAAATCGTCGTTACCCGCAGACTCTTCCGTACCGGCGAGAGCGAGTATCTGCTCAATGGCAAGCTCTGCCGCCTGCGCGATATTCAAGACATCTTTATGGGCACCGGCCTCGGGCCGGAATCGTACGCCATCATCGGTCAGGAGCGGATCGGCCAACTGCTGAGTTCCAAGCCCTACGATCGCCGCTCCATCATCGAGGAAGCGGCAGGCATCACGCGATTCAAGACCAAGAAGCGCCTTGCCGAACTGCGGCTGGAACAGGCCAAGCAGAACCTGGCACGCGTCAACGACATATTCGAAGAAGTCACCCGGCAGATGGGATCGCTGAAGCGCCAGGCTGCCAAAGCCGAGCGTTATGGGGCACTCCGCGAAGAGATGCGCTCCCGCCTTCGTGTCGTCCTTGCGAGCCGCATCGCGCAGATGGACGCAGAGCAGGCAGCGCTCGCCGCTGAGATCTCCACCCTGGGAACACAGATCGACGAGCACAGCCACCACGTCGAAGCTCTTGAGGCGGAGCAGGCAGCAGGCACGACCCGAGGATACGAGCTCGAAGCCAGCGCCAAGGAAGCCACCACCCGTGCCAATCAATCTGCCGTGGAGCTGGAGCGCGCCGTGCAGCGCCGCCGCTCGAATGAAGAACGCATCGCCGAACTGGAAGCACGCAGCGCTGCCGGAACCGCGGAGCTCGAGCAGGCCAAACAGCATCTGCAGGGATTGACCAGCGAGCGTGAATCGCAGCGCAGCTTTCTTGAGACCGCTGCCGCCGAAGCCGCTGGTTTTCGCGAGCAGGCACAGGCTTGCAATCAGCGCGCACAGGCCGCATCCCGCCAGGTAAGCGAAGCCGATATGGGCCTTGAGAAGAGTCGCCGCTCAACCATGCAACTGTTGACGCTGGCAGGACAGGCTCGCAACCAGACCGCGCAGGCCGAGGAGTCTCTCGCAGCACTTGAGCGCGAAGCCGAACGCCTGGCAACCGAGAGAAACGCGGCCAAGCATGAAGCAGAGCAGCTAGGCGCCGAGCGTGGTCAGGCATCCCTCACGTTTGAAACGGTCACCGAAGCTCTCAAGCGCCTGGAGAGCGAGATCCAGAGCCTCCGCGAAGAGATTGCCAGCAAGCGCGCCGAGGAATCGGAGGTTCGCCGTCATGGCGACCAGCTTCGCGCCGAACTGGCCACACTGACCGGCCGCAGAAATTCACTCGACGCGCTGATCCGCGAACACAGCTACTCCACCGATACGGTTCGCAAGCTCTTCCACTCCAACTCCCTCAATGGCGGACTGGCCCCGGTCGGAACGCTTGCCGATTTTCTCGAGGTCAACGAGCAGTATGAAAGCGTCATCGACGAATTTCTGCGGGATGAGCTCAACTACATCGTCGTGAAGAGCTGGGAGTCGGCCCATGAAGGCATGCGCCTGCTCAAGAAAGATGTGGATGGCCGCGCTACCTTCCTCGTTCACCCCGAAGACTCGCAAGCCAAGTTCTCCTTTGCGGCTGAGGCGCGCGAGGCCGGATACAGGCAACAGGAGGGAGTCGTTCGTCTGCGCGACTGCGTGCGCGTTCTGGATGGCTTCGGCAATTCGCTCGAGGTGATCCTGCCCAAGTTGCGCGAGGGCTACGTTACCCCGAATGCGGATACCGCCCGCTCGCTGGCTCTGGAAAATCCTCACGCCTTCTTCCTTGCGCCTTCCGGCGAGTGCTTCCATAACGTCACAGTTACCGGCGGAAAACCTCGCGCGGAAGGCCCGCTCGCCCTCAAGCGCGAACTGCGCGAAACGCAGGGAAAGCTTGAAACAGTTGCTACCGCTCTAGGCACCGCTGAGGCCAATGCGACTTCCCTTGCCCATCACCTCACGGAGCTGACGCGCCTGCTCGAGGCCCGCAGCGAAGAGCGCCGCAACGCGGAACGCGAGAGTGCCAACCAGAGCGCCGCGCTCAAGCAGATGGACGCAGAGGTACAGCGCCTCGAACGCCGTCTGCAGGATTGGCTGCTCCAGGCAGAGCGCAACAAGGACGCACGGCTTGCCAAGCAGGCATTGATCGAGCAGAAGAGTGAAGAGGCGCAAAAGCTCGAAGCAGAGCATGAAGCAGCCGAGGCAAACCTCGCAGAGCTGCAGCGGTCCATGCAGGAGCTGCGCAACCAGCGTGAAGACGCCATGCAGGAGGCCGCGCAGGTCTCCGCTCAACTCGCCGGGCTGGAGGAGCGCCGCAGCGGTGCGCAGGCTGCCTTCGAACGCATCGATCGCATGTTTGCCGACCTGGAGCGCCGCGTCGCCCAACTGCAGCAGCAGCTAGCCTCCGCCGCAGCGGAAAAGGCCCAGCGTGCCATCGAGAACACCCGGCTCGAAGGTCAGCAGGAATCCCTCGCAGCAACCCGCGAGGAAGCGCTGCAACAATCCACCCAGTGGACCGAAGAAGCGCGTGCCCTGCGAGCCTCACTTGCGGAAACGGAGCAGCAGCTCAAAGCGCTTCGATCGGAGACCGATGCCCTGCGTGAAACGCGCAGCGCCCGCGCCGCCAGCGCAGCCAAACTTGCCGCCGATCTCGAGCACGTCGAGGCCGCCTGCGTCAGCGATCTCGGCATTGAAGCCGCGGAGCTGCGCGCGCAGGAAGATATCTCCCGGCTGGAAGACGACGCGCTGGCCAGCGAAGAGGAGGCCTGCCGCGGCCTGAAGCAGCGCCTCGAAGCGATGGGTCCGGTCAACATGATGGCCCTGGAGGAGTACACCGAGATCTCTCAGCGCCACGAGTTTCTGGAAACACAGCGCAAGGATCTCCTCGACTCCATCGAAAACACGCAATCCACCATCAAGGAGATCGATCAGATCTCCCGCACCAAGTTCGATGAAGCCTTCGCCCGCATCAATGAAAACTTCAGCATGACCTTCGCCAAGCTCTTCGGCGGCGGCCAGGGCTTTATGCGACTCACCGATGAAGAGAATTCCGCAGAGAGCGGCATCGATATCGTTGCCTCTCCGCCGGGCAAAAAACTGCAGAACGTGCTGCTACTCTCCGGTGGCGAGAAGGCGCTGACGGCTCTCTCCCTGCTGGTGGGCATCTTCCAATACCAGCCCAGCCCCTTCTGCGTGCTGGACGAGGTGGATGCTCCGCTCGACGAAACCAACGTTGGCCGATTGGCGGATATGCTCCGCGGCATGAGCGGCGATACGCAGTTCGTGATGGTGACCCACTCCAAGCGCATGATGAGCGCCGCCGACATGATCTATGGCGTAACCATGCAGGAGCCTGGCGTCTCCAAGGTCGTCAGCGTGCGCCTTGGCGGGCAGCAGCAGCGTGCCGACGAACAGCGGCGCGCCACAGCCTAG
- a CDS encoding uroporphyrinogen-III synthase → MNATAGLLAGRRIVVTRAQQQAGRLAEALRALGAEVIELPLIEIAPPASYQPLDDALRQLDLYQWLIVTSANTVRVLAARASLIPIDLSSERGLKTVAIGSATAKAMREQGINVDIVPEKYVAESVVEALKQAAPGARILLARASVARDVLPESLASLGAQVDIVDAYQTLIPAGSDARVRTLFGDPKSVPDAVTFTSSSTVKNFVALLEKAGLRVPPAKSQALSIGPVTSATLRECGWEPAIEAAQFDIDGLVTAAKQALSAS, encoded by the coding sequence ATGAACGCGACGGCCGGTCTGCTTGCAGGCAGGCGCATCGTCGTGACCCGCGCACAGCAACAGGCCGGACGATTGGCCGAGGCATTGCGTGCGCTCGGCGCAGAAGTCATCGAACTGCCGCTGATTGAAATCGCTCCGCCCGCATCCTACCAGCCGCTTGATGACGCACTGCGGCAGCTTGATTTGTATCAGTGGCTGATCGTAACCAGTGCCAATACGGTTCGCGTGCTGGCTGCCAGAGCCAGCTTGATTCCGATTGATCTGTCGAGCGAGAGGGGGCTGAAGACAGTCGCCATCGGCTCGGCTACCGCCAAGGCCATGCGGGAGCAGGGAATCAATGTCGATATTGTTCCGGAGAAGTATGTGGCGGAATCGGTGGTCGAAGCTCTGAAGCAGGCCGCGCCCGGTGCGAGAATTCTACTGGCAAGGGCCAGTGTCGCCCGCGATGTTCTTCCCGAGAGTCTGGCGAGTCTTGGCGCCCAGGTGGATATAGTGGATGCCTACCAGACGCTGATTCCCGCGGGATCGGATGCACGCGTCCGCACACTTTTCGGTGATCCGAAGTCTGTACCAGATGCTGTTACGTTTACCAGTTCTTCGACGGTAAAGAACTTCGTGGCGCTACTTGAAAAAGCTGGGCTGCGAGTGCCTCCCGCGAAATCGCAGGCTCTATCGATTGGGCCGGTCACCAGCGCGACACTCCGCGAGTGCGGATGGGAGCCCGCCATTGAAGCCGCACAATTCGACATCGATGGTCTGGTTACTGCGGCAAAACAAGCTCTGTCTGCATCCTGA
- a CDS encoding TIGR00282 family metallophosphoesterase, translating into MQILFVGDVFGSPGRRIVREHLAHVLDSFGVDLVVINAENAAGGFGVTPAIAEELFDMGAHVLTTGNHVWDKREVIEYMQSVPAESHERPRRLIRPANYVAGTPGFGVYEGTLPTGQAYAVLNLQGRVFMHSSDDPFRTVDTLLKQIQAKVILVDLHAEATSEKVAMGWYLDGRVTAVLGTHTHVPTADERVLPGGTAYQTDVGMSGPYDSVIGVEKDLVLARFLTGMPGKFEAARGDARMSATLIECDGATGRALSIRRLQLGE; encoded by the coding sequence TTGCAAATTCTCTTTGTCGGTGACGTTTTTGGCAGCCCTGGACGCCGTATCGTCCGCGAGCATCTCGCCCACGTACTGGATTCTTTTGGCGTCGACCTCGTCGTCATCAATGCGGAGAATGCCGCAGGCGGATTCGGAGTGACTCCCGCGATCGCCGAAGAGCTCTTCGATATGGGCGCGCATGTTTTAACCACCGGAAATCACGTCTGGGACAAGCGCGAGGTGATCGAGTACATGCAGTCGGTTCCGGCGGAGAGCCACGAACGGCCCCGGCGTCTGATTCGGCCCGCCAACTACGTCGCTGGCACGCCCGGATTCGGCGTCTATGAAGGCACCCTGCCAACGGGACAGGCCTATGCCGTCCTCAACCTCCAGGGACGCGTCTTCATGCATTCCAGCGACGATCCCTTTCGCACAGTCGATACCCTGCTCAAGCAGATCCAGGCCAAAGTGATCCTGGTGGACCTGCACGCCGAAGCAACTTCGGAGAAGGTCGCCATGGGCTGGTATCTCGACGGCAGGGTGACGGCGGTTCTCGGAACCCACACCCACGTGCCGACCGCCGATGAGCGCGTACTCCCCGGCGGCACAGCCTACCAGACCGATGTGGGCATGAGCGGGCCCTACGACAGCGTCATCGGAGTGGAAAAAGATCTGGTACTGGCACGATTTCTAACCGGAATGCCCGGCAAGTTTGAGGCTGCACGGGGAGATGCCCGGATGTCAGCCACGCTCATCGAGTGTGACGGCGCAACGGGGCGCGCCCTGTCGATCCGGCGTCTGCAACTCGGCGAATAG
- the hemC gene encoding hydroxymethylbilane synthase yields the protein MIRIGSRGSQLALWQANHIADALRGAGQEVSIEIIRTTGDQMQSVTFAQVGSKGMFTKEIEEALAEDRIDLAVHSLKDLPTELPAGFSIAAIPPRVDPRDALVSVDYAHFTDLPSGAQVGTSSLRRQAQLRATRPDLEYVEFRGNVDTRLRKLAEGQVQAVVLASAGLERLGKTEWIRERFDADLVCPAAGQGALAIECRSNDTRTHEVVRFLDDSGTRFAVTAERAALNALGGGCQVPIGVYCTQERSSYRIRGAVAQPDGNLVLRAEAHGENANALGTQLAEALLGMGAAEILASVGTAR from the coding sequence GTGATACGCATTGGCTCACGTGGTTCGCAGCTTGCCTTGTGGCAGGCCAACCATATCGCGGACGCCTTGCGTGGGGCAGGGCAGGAAGTTTCTATTGAGATCATCCGCACCACGGGCGATCAGATGCAGAGCGTGACCTTTGCCCAGGTGGGCTCCAAGGGAATGTTTACCAAAGAGATCGAAGAAGCCCTCGCAGAGGACAGGATCGATCTGGCTGTGCACAGCCTGAAGGACCTGCCAACGGAATTGCCCGCTGGATTTTCAATTGCCGCCATTCCGCCACGGGTGGACCCACGCGATGCCCTGGTGTCGGTGGACTATGCTCACTTTACCGATCTTCCGAGCGGCGCGCAGGTAGGAACCAGCAGCCTTCGCCGCCAGGCCCAACTGCGGGCTACGCGGCCGGATCTAGAGTATGTCGAGTTCCGCGGGAATGTGGATACGCGTCTGCGCAAGTTGGCCGAGGGGCAGGTGCAGGCCGTAGTTCTGGCCTCGGCAGGCCTGGAGCGGCTGGGCAAGACCGAATGGATACGCGAACGGTTCGATGCGGACCTCGTATGCCCGGCAGCAGGGCAAGGCGCCCTGGCAATCGAGTGCCGCAGCAACGATACCAGGACGCATGAAGTTGTTCGATTTCTCGATGACTCCGGGACACGCTTCGCGGTAACCGCCGAGCGAGCCGCTCTGAATGCACTGGGCGGCGGATGCCAGGTTCCGATAGGCGTCTACTGCACGCAGGAGAGAAGCAGCTATCGTATCCGCGGAGCGGTGGCCCAGCCGGATGGCAACCTGGTGCTTCGTGCCGAGGCACACGGGGAGAATGCGAACGCCCTTGGAACGCAGTTGGCAGAGGCGTTGCTGGGCATGGGAGCCGCGGAGATACTGGCCAGTGTGGGTACCGCGAGATGA
- a CDS encoding Rrf2 family transcriptional regulator — translation MAVNCRFATGVHALVLLAAEPEILQTSNDIARKLNTNPVVIRRVLAALQKAELVSSQKGPSGGSRLSRPAKSITLREIYRAVENGPIFHSPELAGAAAARVGTALEKVFAESQDALESELERTTLAQLLKKLSRKGKK, via the coding sequence ATGGCCGTCAATTGCCGCTTCGCTACCGGGGTTCATGCTCTCGTCCTTCTTGCCGCTGAACCTGAGATATTGCAGACGTCGAACGACATTGCCCGCAAACTGAACACGAATCCAGTTGTGATCCGGCGTGTTCTCGCTGCCTTGCAGAAGGCCGAACTGGTAAGCAGTCAGAAAGGGCCCAGTGGTGGATCCCGCTTATCCCGTCCGGCAAAATCGATTACGCTTCGGGAGATTTACCGGGCTGTGGAGAATGGCCCCATCTTTCACTCGCCTGAGCTTGCCGGAGCTGCTGCGGCGCGCGTGGGGACGGCATTGGAGAAGGTCTTTGCCGAGTCTCAGGATGCGCTGGAGTCCGAGTTGGAGCGGACGACCCTGGCCCAGCTACTGAAGAAATTGAGCCGCAAAGGGAAGAAGTAA
- the metX gene encoding homoserine O-acetyltransferase — MVNKVLSLESGEFLVYPMLHYAIYGHLNEARDNAVLVCHALSGNAQVATWWPQLFAPNGLLDLERDCVIGINIFGSCYGSTGPSSIDPDTGMQYGPTFPLINVRDIVHAQAMLIESLGIEKLKLAIGASIGGMQVLEWAILYPERIARAISIGVAPLGAMGLGLNHLQRQAIQLDPAWKGGYYSPEEQPQAGLALARSLGIISYKSVELFEQRFARKPNRNGENPWISKAAGQNGRFDVAGFLDYQGEKFNGRFDANSYICITRTMDTFDPVRAHESPYVAYSRIQCHLTLVGISTDWLFPPEDIRSLAAIIKAAGTRCDYREMASLQGHDAFLAEPEQLVRLLSPVFE, encoded by the coding sequence ATGGTCAATAAAGTCCTCTCCCTCGAGAGCGGGGAGTTCCTTGTCTATCCCATGCTGCACTATGCGATCTATGGCCACTTGAACGAGGCTCGTGATAACGCGGTGCTGGTATGCCATGCGTTGTCGGGGAACGCGCAGGTGGCAACCTGGTGGCCGCAGCTGTTTGCCCCGAATGGCCTGCTGGATCTGGAACGGGACTGCGTCATCGGGATCAACATCTTTGGATCCTGCTATGGGTCCACGGGGCCGAGTTCGATCGATCCCGATACCGGCATGCAGTATGGCCCGACGTTCCCGCTGATTAACGTTCGTGACATCGTGCACGCACAGGCAATGTTGATTGAGTCGCTCGGCATCGAGAAGCTGAAGCTGGCAATTGGGGCATCGATTGGCGGCATGCAGGTGCTGGAGTGGGCGATTCTATATCCGGAGAGGATCGCAAGAGCCATCAGCATCGGAGTCGCGCCGCTGGGCGCCATGGGGCTGGGGCTGAATCATCTGCAACGGCAGGCTATCCAACTGGACCCGGCGTGGAAGGGCGGTTACTACTCCCCGGAAGAGCAGCCTCAAGCGGGGTTGGCGCTGGCGCGATCGCTCGGCATCATCAGCTACAAGTCAGTGGAGCTGTTTGAGCAGCGCTTTGCGCGCAAGCCCAATCGCAATGGAGAAAATCCCTGGATTTCGAAGGCTGCAGGGCAAAACGGGCGTTTTGATGTAGCGGGATTTCTCGACTACCAGGGAGAGAAGTTCAATGGCCGCTTCGATGCCAATTCCTACATCTGCATCACCCGAACGATGGATACCTTCGATCCGGTGCGCGCGCATGAATCGCCCTATGTGGCCTACAGCCGGATCCAGTGCCATCTGACGCTGGTTGGCATCTCGACGGATTGGCTGTTTCCGCCGGAGGACATCCGCTCCCTGGCCGCGATTATCAAAGCCGCCGGAACCCGTTGCGACTATCGCGAGATGGCCTCGCTGCAGGGTCACGACGCGTTTCTGGCCGAGCCGGAGCAGTTGGTGCGGCTGCTGTCTCCCGTATTTGAGTAG